Proteins encoded together in one Vigna angularis cultivar LongXiaoDou No.4 chromosome 5, ASM1680809v1, whole genome shotgun sequence window:
- the LOC108340162 gene encoding TMV resistance protein N gives MPSKAIMKCSSSSSSQVTRTYDVFVSFRGEDTRNNFTDFLFEALRRKGFHAFKDDADLKKGESIAPELQQAIEGSRIFIVVFSKNYASSTWCLRELAHICYLVEAPGTHILPIFYDVDPSDVRKQSGYFEKPFVELEERFREDNERMDEVQRWREALTQVANLSGWDIRNKPQYAGIEEIVQRVTDILGHKFSSLPNDNLVGMEFRVEELAKLLYSESSNDVRVFGITGMDGIGKTTLVRALYEGISHQYDFTCYIDDVNQIYGDSSTLGVQKQLLSHSLNEKCEEICNVSQGTYLIWKRLQRKKALIVLDNVDKVEQLKIFTGNRDTMLRDCLGRGSIIIIISRDEQILRIHGVDEVHQVQPLENKEAVQLFCRHAFKANVIMNGYEKMANEVLWHAQGHPFAIEILGSSLFGLSVSQWRSALAMLRENKSKKIMDLLRISFEALDYTNKQIFLDISCFLHGYEVEHVVEILNFRGFYPEYGLQVLINKSLLIVEDGRIKMHRLLMDLGQSIVREVSPKEPRNWSRVWSYKDLQKILSNNKPAENLESVVCEFALFKTTLSADGFSNMRHLKLLKLNYVEFSGSLDYLPSELGYLCWHGYPFKSLPPRFLPYKLVSLSLANSKIKQLWEDTKPLHNLKRLDLSSSEDLIKVPDLGEAINLEWLSLKSCTKIREIHPSIGLLRKLSYVTLEGCKSLIKLPHFEETQNLEILDLERCIKLEKIHPSIGFIRKLKFLNLKNCENLTMLPHFREDLNLEILNLEGCRKLGQINPSIHHLKKLTVLNLKGCKRLVSLPNSILCLNSLSYLNLSACSNLSYIQLLEKPRDEGHSKRPCVGEASLRSSIMKRWFKSPLHLFNSRTHKDSFSHLLPSPNFSCIRELDLSFCALLQIPDVIGNLHSLERLNLSGNSFCKLPNLKELSKLYRLVLRHCRQLKYLPELPSQTYLPSVIYERPWPTTESPAWANAPQKPLLHVTNSGLEVLNCPELVEIERERCTRMTVSWMIQILQAQRRIDPLSIPMNPLFSSVIPGSEIPRLFNHLEYSTLTRIDESPFGHDYEAAVFCVIFEARFKKGIVSSICPPKAKGKFNDSKISMVFDSDLAIAEYVSDYLWISFLIKEEFIHYQDAPLYDEIVDLVGNDHYDIDVKKCGYRLIYDLDLELSNLAMMLGGNSPALKNDLSAIEDNK, from the exons ATGCCTTCCAAGGCCATCATGAAATGCagctcttcttcatcatctcaAGTCACAAGAACATACGATGTGTTTGTGAGTTTCCGAGGTGAAGACACTCGAAACAACTTCACTGATTTTCTCTTCGAAGCTCTTCGTAGAAAAGGCTTTCATGCCTTCAAAGACGATGCTGATCTCAAGAAAGGTGAATCCATAGCACCGGAACTGCAACAGGCAATTGAAGGGTCTCGCATTTTCATCGTGGTGTTCTCTAAGAACTATGCTTCCTCCACTTGGTGCTTGCGTGAACTTGCCCACATTTGCTATTTGGTTGAAGCACCAGGAACACATATTCTACCTATTTTTTATGATGTGGATCCGTCAGATGTGCGAAAACAAAGTGGATATTTTGAGAAACCCTTTGTCGAACTCGAAGAAAGATTTAGAGAAGATAATGAAAGGATGGATGAAGTGCAGAGATGGAGAGAAGCTCTCACCCAAGTGGCCAATCTCAGTGGCTGGGACATCAGAAATAA GCCACAATATGCAGGGATTGAAGAAATTGTTCAAAGGGTGACAGATATATTGGGTCATAAATTTTCAAGTCTTCCAAATGATAATCTAGTTGGGATGGAATTTCGTGTCGAGGAATTGGCAAAACTCTTATATTCGGAGTCAAGTAATGATGTTAGAGTTTTTGGAATCACTGGAATGGATGGAATAGGAAAGACAACTCTTGTTCGTGCTTTATATGAAGGAATCTCTCATCAATATGATTTTACTTGTTATATTGATGATGTGAACCAGATTTATGGAGATTCTAGTACATTAGGTGTACAAAAGCAATTGCTTTCTCATTCTCTAAATGAAAAATGTGAAGAGATTTGCAATGTTTCTCAGGGAACTTATTTGATATGGAAAAGGCTACAACGTAAAAAGGCACTTATAGTTCTTGATAATGTTGATAAAGTTGAACAGCTAAAGATTTTTACAGGGAATCGAGACACTATGTTACGTGATTGCTTAGGTAGAGGGAGCATAATCATCATAATTTCCAGAGATGAACAAATATTGAGGATACATGGAGTAGATGAGGTTCACCAAGTTCAACCACTGGAGAACAAAGAGGCCGTTCAGTTATTTTGTAGACATGCTTTCAAAGCTAATGTTATTATGAATGGTTATGAAAAGATGGCAAATGAGGTACTATGGCATGCTCAGGGTCATCCTTTTGCAATTGAAATTTTGGGTTCATCGTTATTTGGTCTAAGTGTGTCACAATGGAGAAGTGCATTAGCTATGCtaagagaaaacaaaagtaaaaagattATGGATTTGCTTAGAATAAGTTTTGAAGCGTTGGATTATACAAACAAGCAAATATTTCTAGACATATCTTGCTTTCTCCATGGCTATGAAGTGGAACATGTAGtagaaattctaaattttcgTGGATTTTATCCCGAATATGGCTTGCAAGTTCTGATAAATAAATCACTCTTGATCGTTGAGGATGGGAGAATTAAAATGCATCGCTTGTTGATGGATTTGGGGCAGTCTATTGTTCGTGAAGTATCACCTAAAGAACCAAGAAATTGGAGCAGAGTGTGGAGCTATAAGGATCTCCAAAAAATACTGTCAAATAACAAG CCAGCAGAAAATCTGGAATCTGTAGTTTGTGAGTTCGCACTCTTTAAAACAACCTTGAGCGCAGATGGGTTTTCAAACATGAGGCATCTTAAGTTGCTCAAGTTGAATTATGTGGAATTTTCCGGAAGCCTGGACTATCTTCCTAGTGAATTAGGATATCTATGTTGGCATGGATATCCATTTAAGTCTTTGCCACCTCGTTTTCTACCGTACAAGCTTGTTTCGTTGTCCCTGGCTAATAGCAAAATCAAACAACTATGGGAAGATACAAAG CCTTTACACAATTTGAAGCGTTTGGATCTCTCTTCATCAGAAGACCTAATCAAGGTGCCAGATTTAGGGGAGGCCATAAATCTTGAGTGGCTATCTCTAAAAAGTTGTACAAAAATAAGGGAGATCCATCCATCCATTGGTCTTCTAAGAAAACTTTCTTATGTGACTTTGGAAGGCTGCAAAAGTCTTATAAAGTTGCCACATTTTGAGGAGACCCAAAATCTTGAAATACTAGATCTTGAGAGATGTATAAAATTGGAGAAGATCCATCCATCCATTGGTTTTATAAGAAAACTGAAATTTTTGAACTTGAAAAACTGCGAAAATCTTACCATGTTACCACATTTTAGAGAGGACCTAAATCTTGAAATTCTAAATCTCGAAGGATGTAGGAAGCTCGGGCAGATCAATCCCTCCATTCATCATCTAAAAAAGCTTactgttttgaatttgaaaggcTGCAAAAGGCTAGTAAGCTTGCCCAACAGCATATTATGCCTCAATTCTCTCAGTTATCTGAATCTCTCGGCCTGTTCAAATCTGTCTTATATCCAGTTATTAGAAAAACCAAGGGATGAAGGTCATTCGAAGAGGCCTTGTGTAGGTGAAGCTTCTCTAAGATCTTCCATCATGAAAAGGTGGTTTAAGTCGCCTTTACACTTGTTCAATTCAAGAACCCATAAAGATTCATTTAGCCACTTGTTGCCTTCTCCCAATTTCTCATGCATTCGTGAACTTGATCTAAGTTTCTGCGCTTTACTTCAAATCCCTGATGTTATTGGAAATTTGCATAGCTTAGAAAGGCTAAACTTGAGTGGAAACAGTTTTTGCAAACTACCCAACCTCAAGGAACTTTCCAAACTGTATCGATTAGTCTTAAGGCATTGCAGGCAACTGAAATATTTGCCTGAGCTACCTTCACAAACTTACTTGCCATCAGTAATTTACGAAAGGCCATGGCCAACAACAGAATCTCCAGCATGGGCAAACGCACCACAAAAACCACTTCTACATGTTACAAACTCAGGTTTAGAAGTTTTGAACTGCCCAGAGTTAGTTGAGATTGAAAGGGAACGCTGTACGAGAATGACTGTTTCATGGATGATACAAATACTTCAG GCGCAACGCCGCATAGATCCGTTGTCCATTCCAATGAACCCACTTTTTTCAAGTGTTATACCTGGAAGTGAAATACCAAGGCTGTTCAACCATCTGGAGTATAGCACGTTAACAAGGATTGATGAGTCTCCCTTTGGGCATGACTATGAGGCTGCTGTGTTTTGTGTAATATTCGAAGCTCGGTTCAAAAAGGGGATTGTGTCATCAATTTGTCCTCCGAAAGCAAAAGGAAAGTTTAATGACAGTAAGATTTCAATGGTTTTTGATTCTGATCTAGCCATCGCGGAATATGTTTCAGATTACCTGTGGATATCCTTTTTGATTAAAGAAGAATTCATTCATTATCAGGACGCACCTTTGTATGATGAAATAGTAGACTTAGTCGGGAATGACCATTATGATATAGATGTGAAGAAATGCGGGTATCGTCTGATATATGATCTGGATCTAGAACTATCAAACTTAGCAATGATGCTTGGTGGAAATTCGCCGGCCTTGAAGAACGACCTTTCGGCAATTGAAGATAACAAGTAG